The Cloeon dipterum chromosome 3, ieCloDipt1.1, whole genome shotgun sequence genome includes a region encoding these proteins:
- the LOC135941104 gene encoding F-box/LRR-repeat protein 7: MAVRVAGDELPCEVVSHLMSFLPLRDRISASATCRQWYEASRAPHLHAREVVLVHTSRAIKDLCPEAVVHPDTLEVEPVWPPPPFQNFCFRELEVRTTGEMRHFWPRFGRRILRLSLQNCEVSEKAFNDILVQCPNLRYLHLSGCNELYMSGKVLESCQGTLRLQALDELQLTNTRYISDCIFNRFVALAPNLRRVALLGCNITCSSAVFGRFYPEPRAQQLRNQLAQGVIPVDVAAANVFTFENVLGVLSVRKVISLGVGVTSLAFDNLNDLCQRLNSVRALDLRKCFQLVKGLNRVADAFSATLTDLDLSDCSFLTSADLRHLGKLTALHRLNLNGCKNVDGEVAHELRNLSKLELLDLSNNERVLGPILSQAMAAMTQLKHLYLNRLALLDSDSLLQIVKQAPPLITLEMAGCVLPLIDAVLAVVCTRHTTIKRLNLANCPFVTDAGLTGLSENPELECPPAYQNTLMDVLPHCGVSLGSKAERQIVYEAKRKKQLAVHLTPLKEAMLQQGICNLTALSSLDLSNCSRVSDLSVRNVFRFNQLRFLSLERNCQITDSSIQSLVMHCPSIEELNLQDCGQLTNLGVSYLSHLQRLRELNLNGCDFLGDASLEALMTSKGPLRNVSLQRCSKLTPNAVNIFCNWLSHSINWSMPQNKQQSWCMPPPPPHLPSFTDADC; this comes from the exons ATGGCGGTCAGGGTGGCAGGCGATGAGCTACCGTGCGAGGTGGTGTCACACCTGATGAGCTTTCTGCCTCTGCGAGACCGAATCAGCGCGTCAGCCACTTGCAGGCAGTGGTATGAGGCGAGCAGGGCGCCGCACCTACACGCCCGCGAGGTGGTCCTTGTGCACACCAGCCGCGCCATCAAAGACCTGTGTCCCGAGGCCGTGGTGCACCCAGATACCCTGGAGGTAGAGCCTGTGTGGCCACCACCGCCCTTCCAGAACTTCTGCTTCCGCGAACTGGAGGTGCGCACCACTGGGGAAATGCGGCACTTCTGGCCGCGCTTCGGCCGCCGAATCCTCCGCTTGTCATTGCAGAACTGTGAGGTCAGCGAGAAAGCGTTCAACGACATCCTAGTGCAGTGTCCCAACCTAAGGTACCTCCACTTGAGCGGCTGCAATGAGTTATACATGTCGGGAAAGGTTCTCGAGAGTTGTCAGGGCACTCTGCGTCTGCAGGCCCTGGACGAGCTGCAGCTGACCAACACCAGGTACATCTCAGACTGCATCTTCAACAGGTTCGTGGCGTTGGCGCCCAACCTGCGGCGGGTGGCTCTGCTTGGTTGCAACATCACATGCAGCTCGGCCGTCTTTGGTCGCTTCTACCCTGAGCCCAGGGCGCAGCAGCTGCGCAATCAGCTAGCCCAGGGCGTCATCCCGGTGGACGTGGCTGCCGCTAATGTATTCACCTTTGAGAACGTACTCGGTGTGCTGAGCGTGCGCAAGGTCATCTCATTAGGCGTTGGCGTCACCTCATTGGCCTTCGACAACCTGAATGACCTGTGCCAACGGCTGAACAGCGTGCGGGCGCTCGACCTTCGCAAGTGCTTCCAGCTGGTCAAGGGACTCAATAGGGTGGCTGACGCCTTTTCCGCCACCCTAACTGACCTCGACCTGTCCGACTGCTCCTTCCTCACTTCCGCCGACCTGAGGCATCTCGGCAAGTTGACTGCCCTGCATAGGCTCAACCTGAACGGCTGCAAAAATGTAGATGGGGAGGTGGCGCATGAGCTGCGCAACCTGAGCAAACTTGAGCTACTTGACCTGTCCAACAACGAACGCGTTCTCGGCCCTATCCTCTCCCAG GCAATGGCCGCGATGACCCAGTTGAAGCATCTGTACCTGAACCGACTGGCGCTGCTGGACAGTGACAGTCTGTTACAAATCGTGAAACAGGCACCACCGCTGATCACCCTGGAGATGGCTGGTTGCGTTTTGCCCCTTATTGACGCCGTCCTAGCTGTCGTTTGCACCAGACACACCACCATTAAGCGCCTCAACCTTGCAAACTGTCCATTT GTAACAGACGCTGGTCTAACCGGACTGTCTGAAAACCCTGAGTTGGAGTGTCCACCCGCGTATCAAAATACCTTGATGGACGTCCTACCGCATTGTGGGGTGTCTTTGGGCAGCAAGGCCGAAAGGCAGATAGTCTACGAGGCCAAGAGAAAGAAACAGCTTGCTGTGCACTTGACTCCTCTCAAGGAGGCGATGCTGCAGCAAGGCATCTGCAACCTGACAG CTTTGAGCTCTTTGGACCTTTCCAACTGCAGCAGGGTGTCTGACCTGAGCGTGAGGAACGTATTCAGATTCAATCAGCTCAGGTTTTTGAGTTTAGAGAGGAATTGCCAG atCACAGATAGCAGTATTCAGTCGCTGGTTATGCACTGCCCCAGTATTGAGGAACTCAATTTGCAGGATTGCGGCCAGTTGACCAACCTTGGCGTTTCCTACCTTAGCCACCTCCAAAGATTGCGTGAACTAAACCTGAAT GGCTGTGATTTTCTGGGTGACGCTAGTTTAGAGGCGCTGATGACGAGCAAGGGTCCACTACGCAACGTCAGTCTACAGAGATGCAGTAAATTAACGCCGAACGCGGTCAACATCTTCTGCAACTGGCTGAGTCACTCTATTAACTGGAGTATGCCGCAGAACAAACAGCAGTCTTGGTGTATGCCACCACCACCGCCCCACCTTCCTTCATTCACCGATGCTGACTGCTGA
- the DCTN5-p25 gene encoding dynactin subunit 5, translating into MELENVYYNKGDFVETASGNKVCRHTVLCGSQNIILHGKAIVQQDAIIRGDLANVRSGRYCIISRGVVLRPPFKKFSKGVAFFPLQIGDHVFFGEGSVVNAAVIGNYVYIGKNCIIGRRCVLKDCCYIADNTVLPPETTVPAFAHVAGSPGAAVAELPECTPDLMTEFTKSFYQHFVPHALC; encoded by the coding sequence ATGGAGCTGGAGAACGTGTACTATAACAAGGGCGACTTCGTGGAGACGGCGTCGGGCAACAAGGTGTGCCGACATACGGTGCTCTGCGGCTCGCAGAACATCATCCTGCACGGCAAGGCGATCGTGCAGCAGGACGCCATCATCCGCGGCGACCTGGCCAACGTACGCTCTGGCCGCTACTGCATCATCAGCCGAGGCGTGGTGCTGCGGCCACCGTTCAAGAAGTTCAGCAAGGGTGTCGCCTTCTTCCCCCTGCAAATCGGCGACCACGTCTTCTTCGGCGAAGGCAGCGTCGTCAACGCCGCCGTCATTGGCAACTACGTGTACATTGGCAAAAACTGCATCATCGGCCGGAGGTGCGTGCTCAAGGACTGCTGCTACATTGCAGACAACACGGTGCTACCTCCCGAGACGACAGTGCCGGCCTTTGCTCACGTCGCCGGCTCCCCTGGTGCCGCCGTCGCCGAGCTGCCTGAGTGCACGCCAGACCTGATGACCGAGTTCACTAAGAGCTTCTACCAGCACTTTGTGCCCCACGCTCTCTGCTGA
- the LOC135941103 gene encoding inhibitor of nuclear factor kappa-B kinase subunit epsilon-like: protein MSYLRGSANYVWCTTSVLGKGATGAVYQGVNKNSGEPVAVKTFNQLSHMRPVEVQMREFEVLKKVKHENIVKLLAIEEEQNSRGKVIVMELCTGGSLFNILDDPENAYGLQEDEFLLVLEHLTAGMKHLRDNNLVHRDLKPGNIMKFLADDGAVIYKLTDFGAARELEEGQQFVSLYGTEEYLHPDMYERAVLRKPTSRPFSATVDLWSIGVTLYHVATGSLPFRPFGGRKNKETMFYITTKKASGVISGFQTSEDAPITWSRELPASCQLSHGLGALVTPLLAGLLETEPNKIWTFEQFFSSVTQVTQAKRAQIWTWHVHTCQMLRIYPSVKELNFELLSAEIEKQSAVAPAHQLLLHNQVQVKHDRWPLQTSRQKPLILFHRENNNVALLDAGEVPKFPSFQTPVQLEADATVSKSCCSVGYCAKRQTEHVSQASTLAEEATKGLSRLISRETAEVDALRAQTLHLASVLWGRAQAVIKAQEIIAKLKPTISNSLSEDLRRKQVEVSRLHVELEKLAPVLKQLSSKDLLKEWLNLSEGLSAERGACEANKVSSLVTRLKDSWQHLLRDRATREPSYNDEQFHLLERIKASETAKKIVNLLSTQVLPFAAALADSLADWYKLAQTSFLQVEILKRDMLQAQSQLERLQESYEILEEMFLSNAEVSASRPSSPVEDRKSRSPTPSPMHSLSPPVPGGKTSPCRSPADVLAVQEEINQLLKDNSHLISFFNSLSLEMPDLDD from the exons ATGTCGTACCTGCGCGGCTCGGCCAACTACGTGTGGTGCACGACAAGCGTGCTCGGCAAGGGTGCGACGGGTGCTGTGTACCAGGGCGTCAACAAGAACAGCGGCGAGCCAGTGGCCGTGAAGACGTTCAACCAGCTGAGCCACATGCGCCCTGTCGAGGTGCAGATGCGCGAGTTCGAAGTGCTAAAGAAAGTCAAGCATGAGAACATAGTCAAGCTGCTTGCCATCGAGGAGGAGCAGAACAGCCGTGGCAAA gtCATTGTGATGGAGTTGTGTACCGGTGGCAGTCTCTTCAACATTCTGGACGACCCTGAGAACGCGTACGGCCTTCAGGAGGATGAGTTCCTGCTGGTGCTGGAACACCTGACGGCCGGAATGAAGCATCTCAGGGACAACAACCTGGTGCACCGCGACCTCAAGCCAGGCAACATCATGAAATTCCTCGCTGACGATGGCGCTGTCATTTATAAGCTTACCGACTTTGGCGCCGCTAGGGAGCTCGAGGAGGGCCAGCAGTTTGTTTCGCTTTACGGCACTGAGGAGTACCTGCACCCAGACATGTACGAACGTGCTGTCCTCCGAAAACCAACTAGCAGGCCCTTCTCTGCGACTGTTGATCTCTGGTCAATCGGTGTGACACTCTACCATGTCGCCACGGGCTCCCTTCCATTCAG GCCCTTTGGGGGGCGCAAGAACAAGGAGACTATGTTCTACATCACGACCAAGAAGGCGTCCGGCGTAATTTCAGGCTTCCAGACAAGTGAAGACGCGCCCATCACGTGGTCACGAGAACTGCCTGCCTCATGTCAGCTAAGCCACGGCCTCGGGGCACTTGTGACGCCGCTGCTGGCTGGATTGCTGGAGACAGAGCCTAACAAAATCTGGACCTTCGAACAGTTTTTCTCTTCCGTCACGCAGGTTACGCAAGCTAAGCGTGCGCAAATCTGGACGTGGCACGTTCACACTTGCCAGATGCTCAGGATCTACCCATCAGTCAAG GAGTTGAATTTTGAGCTGCTCAGCGCAGAGATCGAGAAGCAGTCGGCTGTGGCGCCAGCGCACCAATTACTTCTTCATAATCAGGTTCAGGTCAAGCATGACAGGTGGCCTCTACAAACTTCCAGGCAAAAGCCGCTCATCCTTTTCCACAGGGAGAACAATAACGTTGCCCTTTTGGACGCTGGAGAG GTGCCTAAATTCCCGTCGTTCCAAACGCCAGTTCAATTGGAGGCGGACGCGACCGTGTCAAAGAGCTGTTGCAGCGTAGGCTACTGCGCAAAGCGGCAAACAGAACACGTGTCGCAAGCGTCCACGTTGGCTGAGGAGGCCACCAAGGGTCTGTCGAGGCTGATCTCACGCGAGACTGCCGAGGTTGACGCCCTCAGGGCGCAGACCTTGCACCTGGCTTCTGTCCTCTGGGGCCGGGCCCAGGCCGTTATCAA GGCTCAGGAGATAATTGCCAAACTGAAGCCTACAATTAGCAACAGCTTGAGCGAGGATCTTCGAAGGAAGCAGGTTGAAGTCTCTCGGCTGCATGTCGAACTGGAGAAACTTGCTCCTGTGCTGAAACAGCTTAGCAGCAAGGATCTGCTGAAGGAGTGGCTCAACTTGTCAGAAGGGCTTTCAg ctgaaAGAGGCGCGTGCGAAGCAAATAAAGTTAGCTCGCTGGTGACAAGACTAAAAGACAGTTGGCAGCACCTGTTGAGGGACAGGGCCACTCGGGAGCCTTCATACAACGACGAGCAATTCCACTTGCTGGAAAGGATCAAAGCCTCCGAGACTGCTAAGAAAATCGTCAACTTGCTGAGCACTCAAGTGCTGCcctttgctgctgctcttgcAGACTCACTTGCTGACTGGTACAAGTTAGCACAGACCTCCTTTCTGCAG GTGGAGATCTTGAAGCGAGACATGCTTCAGGCGCAGTCACAACTTGAGCGACTGCAAGAGAGCTATGAGATATTGGAAGAAATGTTTCTGTCAAATGCAGAAGTAAGCGCAAGCAGGCCCAGTTCTCCAGTTGAGGATCGCAAGTCTCGTTCGCCGACCCCAAGTCCAATGCACAGTCTATCGCCACCAGTACCTGGAGGCAAAACTTCCCCTTGCCGCAGTCCAGCTGATGTGCTGGCCGTGCAAGAGGAGATTAATCAACTCCTCAAGGATAACTCGCATCTCATCAGCTTCTTCAACAGCCTCTCATTGGAGATGCCTGACCTTGATGACTAG